A single region of the Glycine max cultivar Williams 82 chromosome 20, Glycine_max_v4.0, whole genome shotgun sequence genome encodes:
- the LOC100787586 gene encoding probable diphthine methyl ester synthase produces the protein MLYIIGLGLGDEQDITLKGLEAVKKCSKVYMEAYTSLLSFGLSTNGISNLEKLYGKPIILADREMVEEKADEILSEADHAHVAFLVVGDPFGATTHTDLVVRAKKMAIEVKVVHNASVMNAIGVCGLQLYRYGETVSIPFFTETWRPDSFYEKIQRNLSMGLHTLCLLDIRVKEPTLESLCRGRKAYEPPRYMTINTAIEQLLEIVQAREEPAYTEDTECVGLARLGSEDQMIVAGTMKQLQMVDFGAPLHCLVITGQTHPVEEEMLYFYRCRTSIQH, from the exons atgctgTACATAATTGGTTTAGGGTTGGGTGATGAGCAAGACATCACTCTCAAAGGCTTGGAAGCTGTGAAGAAGTGCAGCAAGGTTTACATGGAAGCCTACACTTCCCTCCTCTCCTTTGGTCTCTCCACCAATGGCATCTCCAACCTG GAAAAACTATACGGTAAACCCATTATTCTTGCTGACAGAGAAATGGTAGAAGAAAAGGCTGATGAAATTCTCTCTGAAGCTGATCATGCCCATGTTGCTTTCCTTGTTGTTGGGGATCCTTTTGG GGCTACCACTCACACTGACCTGGTTGTTCGAGCAAAGAAGATGGCAATTGAAGTCAAAGTAGTACACAATGCATCTGTGATGAATGCTATTGGAGTTTGTGGTCTACAGCTTTACCGTTATGGGGAGACCGTTTCTATACCATTCTTTACAGAGACTTGGAGACCTGATAGCTTCTATGAAAAGATTCAAAGAAACCTATCAATGGGACTGCACACGCTTTGCTTGTTAG ATATTCGTGTGAAGGAACCCACACTAGAATCTTTGTGCAG AGGAAGAAAAGCTTATGAACCACCCAGATATATGACAATAAACACAGCCATTGAGCAGCTCTTGGAGATTGTGCAAGCACGTGAAGAACCTG CATATACTGAGGATACCGAGTGTGTTGGGCTTGCACGGCTTGGGAGTGAAGATCAGATGATAGTAGCTGGAACAATGAAGCAGTTGCAGATGGTTGATTTTGGAGCACCTTTGCATTGCCTTGTTATAACAGGCCAGACCCATCCTGTGGAGGAAGAAATGCTGTATTTTTACAGATGCAGGACATCGATACAACATTAA
- the LOC100775477 gene encoding pentatricopeptide repeat-containing protein At2g01860, translated as MDCTVSFPCVHFIPVGRTLCNYSRVTLVAHSKRRKPSKDNRYRPRPKQPPEFGVNLFLKKPSTTSKPTEDDMDSNEENDEEEDGNIGVVWESDELEAISSLFQGRIPQKPGKLDRERPLPLPVPYKLRPLGLPTPKTQVKLTAPAVVSSRASMAKKVYKSPRFLVGLAREISRLGPDEDVSKILGKWVQFLRKGSLSLTIRELGHMGFPERALQTFLWAQNQPHLFPDDWILASTVEVLARNHELRIPFNLNQYTGLASRVVLEAMIKGFIKGGNLRLAWKVLIVARRDKRMLDSSIYAKLILELGKNPDRHRHVLPLLDELAERDELNLSQQDCTAIMKVCVKMGKFEVVECLFSWFKQSGYHTSVVMFTSVIHSRYTEKKYREALAVVWEMESSSCLFDLPAYCVVIKLFVALNDLSRATRYFSKLKEAGFSPSFGLYKDMLHIYMASGRIAKCKELCKEAEMSGFKLDKYLVSQLDR; from the coding sequence ATGGACTGCACAGTGTCGTTTCCTTGTGTGCATTTTATTCCGGTGGGAAGAACTTTGTGCAACTACAGCAGAGTCACTTTAGTAGCACATTCAAAAAGGAGAAAACCATCAAAGGATAATCGGTATCGACCACGTCCCAAGCAACCTCCAGAGTTTGGTGTTAATCTGTTCTTGAAGAAGCCTAGCACCACCTCTAAACCAACTGAGGATGATATGGATAGCAATGAAGAGAATGATGAAGAGGAGGATGGAAATATTGGTGTTGTTTGGGAATCAGATGAGCTTGAAGCCATCTCATCACTTTTCCAAGGTAGAATTCCGCAAAAACCTGGAAAATTGGATCGAGAAAGGCCTCTTCCTCTTCCAGTTCCCTACAAGCTTCGACCTTTGGGGCTACCTACACCAAAAACACAAGTAAAATTGACAGCTCCTGCTGTGGTTTCTTCCCGGGCTTCTATGGCTAAGAAAGTGTATAAAAGCCCGAGGTTCCTAGTTGGGTTGGCAAGAGAAATAAGTAGGCTTGGTCCAGATGAAGATGTATCTAAAATTCTTGGAAAGTGGGTGCAGTTCCTGAGGAAAGGGTCCTTGTCATTGACAATAAGGGAATTAGGTCATATGGGATTCCCTGAGAGAGCTCTGCAAACATTCTTATGGGCACAAAATCAACCTCATCTCTTCCCAGATGATTGGATTCTGGCCTCAACTGTCGAGGTCTTGGCCAGGAACCATGAGTTAAGAATTCCATTCAACCTAAACCagtatactggtttggcaagtCGTGTTGTGTTGGAGGCAATGATTAAGGGTTTTATAAAAGGAGGAAACCTTAGGCTTGCATGGAAGGTTCTAATAGTTGCCAGAAGGGATAAAAGAATGTTGGATTCCAGCATATATGCTAAGCTAATATTAGAACTTGGAAAGAACCCTGACAGACACAGGCATGTGTTGCCCTTGTTAGATGAACTTGCAGAACGCGATGAATTGAATTTAAGCCAGCAAGATTGTACTGCAATAATGAAAGTCTGCGTTAAGATGGGGAAATTTGAAGTAGTCGAGTGCCTGTTTAGTTGGTTCAAACAGTCTGGCTATCATACGAGCGTAGTTATGTTCACTTCTGTGATTCACAGTCGTTACACAGAAAAGAAATACAGAGAGGCATTGGCTGTAGTTTGGGAGATGGAGTCTTCAAGTTGTCTTTTTGACCTTCCAGCTTATTGCGTGGTAATAAAACTGTTTGTTGCTTTGAATGATCTATCTAGGGCCACGAGatatttttcaaaacttaaaGAGGCTGGATTTTCTCCCTCTTTTGGCTTGTACAAGGACATGCTTCATATCTACATGGCCTCTGGGAGGATAGCAAAGTGCAAAGAGCTCTGCAAGGAAGCTGAGATGTCTGGTTTCAAGCTAGATAAATATCTTGTGTCACAGTTAGATAGATGA